Proteins encoded by one window of Cloeon dipterum chromosome 4, ieCloDipt1.1, whole genome shotgun sequence:
- the LOC135942226 gene encoding uncharacterized protein LOC135942226 — protein SDIPSVFVLFFLSHGNENGVIDTDYWSEQLNDFISFTTEDVFNSLKKLDGFEKCLKIVNFGPCRGELDDAKFDRKNDYKDYENKNSCRITSAPEMPNTVIVYSTVETTMANTSELGSWFVNSLCDVLSQINEDKPLLLFLTSVQHKVHKTSIAGPDFATNLHLGQTPEIKMFSLDRSFFLSR, from the exons TCAGACATCCCATCAGTTTTCGTCCTGTTTTTCCTCTCTCACGGCAACGAAAATGGAGTCATCGACACTGATTACTGGAGCGAACAACTCAATGATTTCATTTCCTTCACGACAGAAGACGTTTTCAACTCCCTGAAAAAATTGGATGGATTCGAGAAATGTTTGAAGATTGTCAATTTTGGC CCGTGTAGGGGAGAACTAGATGACGCAAAATTCGACCGAAAAAATGATTACAAGGActacgaaaacaaaaattcttgcAGAATCACGTCGGCTCCTGAAATGCCAAACACAGTCATCGTTTATTCGACAGTCGAGA CAACCATGGCAAACACAAGTGAACTCGGTTCCTGGTTTGTGAACAGTCTCTGTGATGTTTTGAGCCAGATCAACGAGGATAAGCCTTTGTTATTATTCCTCACGTCAGTCCAGCACAAAGTGCACAAAACGTCTATCGCTGGACCGGACTTCGCAACAAACCTTCATCTTGGTCAGACGCCAGAGATCAAAATGTTCTCTTTAGACAGAAGCTTTTTCTTGTCCAGGTAA
- the LOC135943624 gene encoding uncharacterized protein LOC135943624 isoform X2 translates to MPPAPASGRRRQKGGRVQTRERSHCVRRSLVGLEVAVVWCGEMDTLGSDSEVEQQHRDSSSSSETSVSSGRKSYPSLKGQCLGVEAGVGPLLRLAAESRAPLRLSPRQGHHLPNQRPAIV, encoded by the exons ATGCCGCCAGCCCCAGCATCAGGTCGTCGACGTCAGAAAGGCGGCCGTGTTCAG ACACGTGAGCGTAGCCATTGCGTGAGGAGGTCGCTGGTTGGATTGGAGGTTGCCGTTGTTTGGTGTGGAGAAATGGACACCCTGGGCAGCGACTCGGAGGTGGAGCAGCAGCACCGCGACTCCTCGTCGTCGTCCGAGACGTCAGTGTCGAGCGGCCGCAAGTCGTACCCTTCGCTGAAGGGTCAG TGTCTTGGCGTCGAAGCGGGCGTCGGGCCGCTTCTCCGACTCGCAGCTGAAAGCCGAGCGCCACTTCGCCTCTCACCTCGACAGGGACACCACCTTCCAAACCAACGTCCGGCCATTGTCTGA
- the LOC135943624 gene encoding uncharacterized protein LOC135943624 isoform X1 translates to MPPAPASGRRRQKGGRVQTRERSHCVRRSLVGLEVAVVWCGEMDTLGSDSEVEQQHRDSSSSSETSVSSGRKSYPSLKGQVRTSSHYKLTIPRPGIRCLGVEAGVGPLLRLAAESRAPLRLSPRQGHHLPNQRPAIV, encoded by the exons ATGCCGCCAGCCCCAGCATCAGGTCGTCGACGTCAGAAAGGCGGCCGTGTTCAG ACACGTGAGCGTAGCCATTGCGTGAGGAGGTCGCTGGTTGGATTGGAGGTTGCCGTTGTTTGGTGTGGAGAAATGGACACCCTGGGCAGCGACTCGGAGGTGGAGCAGCAGCACCGCGACTCCTCGTCGTCGTCCGAGACGTCAGTGTCGAGCGGCCGCAAGTCGTACCCTTCGCTGAAGGGTCAGGTGCGCACCTCCAGCCACTACAAGCTAACAATTCCCCGACCTGGCATCAGG TGTCTTGGCGTCGAAGCGGGCGTCGGGCCGCTTCTCCGACTCGCAGCTGAAAGCCGAGCGCCACTTCGCCTCTCACCTCGACAGGGACACCACCTTCCAAACCAACGTCCGGCCATTGTCTGA